Proteins encoded together in one Kutzneria kofuensis window:
- a CDS encoding APC family permease has protein sequence MTTTATRPARVAHGDQRHRLTAVTGMAGLGLDAIASVAYGPEAIVLVLAAAGSAGLGWTLPVTLGIVVLLGVLIACYRQVIQAFPDGGGAYTVATRYLGRRAGLVAGASLVVDYVLNVAVSVAAGVAALTSAFPVLLPWTTELCVLVLLIVTGVNLRGIVVGAKAFALPAAVFVASVLVVIVVGLFRPEITAPASQPTTVGGVGVLLVLAAFGNGCSALTGVEAIANATPSFRTPRRLRARRAEAGLGLVLGVLLIGLAVLIQRFDVRPVAGRTILSLVTEGSVGDGWLYVVIQLSTVLLLALAANTSFGGLPVLAAKLARDDYLPHVFGLRADRLVHRHGVLVLAVLSGALLVGTEGRVDVLVPLFAIGVFVGFALAQVGMVRHWRAERGRGWLPRAALNGFGAVLTVAALIDVTASKFLAGAWLIVLVIPVFVVLFSLVRRAYDRIGRDIGVGTMPRRPRRTSSVVVVPVVAITKLTAECLSTALSMGDRVVAVHVSFDDEQDRARRFQADWQEWRPEVPLVLLDSKHRVLGPPIARYVKSLSDEHVVVLIGEIEPAARWERVLRNRRGAVVARCVGRHTTAVVCRLRFRLGFSSAV, from the coding sequence GTGACGACAACTGCGACCCGACCGGCCCGCGTGGCCCACGGGGATCAGCGGCATCGGCTGACCGCGGTGACCGGGATGGCCGGGCTCGGACTGGACGCGATCGCGTCGGTGGCCTACGGGCCGGAGGCGATCGTGCTGGTGCTGGCCGCGGCCGGCTCGGCCGGTCTCGGCTGGACGCTGCCGGTGACGCTGGGGATCGTGGTGCTGCTCGGCGTGCTGATTGCCTGCTACCGCCAGGTGATCCAGGCGTTCCCGGACGGTGGCGGCGCCTACACGGTGGCCACCAGATATCTGGGCCGGCGCGCCGGCCTGGTCGCGGGTGCGTCGCTCGTTGTCGACTACGTGCTCAACGTGGCCGTCTCGGTGGCGGCCGGCGTGGCCGCGCTGACATCGGCGTTCCCGGTGCTGCTGCCGTGGACGACCGAGCTGTGCGTGCTGGTGCTGCTGATCGTCACGGGCGTGAACCTGCGCGGCATCGTGGTCGGCGCCAAGGCGTTCGCGCTGCCGGCGGCCGTGTTCGTCGCCTCGGTGCTGGTGGTGATCGTGGTCGGGTTGTTCCGGCCGGAGATCACCGCGCCAGCGTCGCAGCCGACCACGGTCGGCGGGGTCGGCGTGCTGCTGGTGCTGGCCGCGTTCGGCAACGGGTGCTCGGCGCTGACCGGTGTGGAGGCCATCGCCAACGCCACGCCGTCGTTCCGGACGCCGCGCCGGCTGCGGGCCCGGCGCGCGGAGGCCGGGCTGGGCCTGGTGCTCGGCGTGTTGCTGATCGGGCTTGCCGTGCTGATCCAGCGGTTCGACGTGCGTCCGGTGGCGGGCCGCACGATCCTGTCGCTGGTCACCGAGGGCTCGGTCGGCGACGGCTGGTTGTACGTGGTGATCCAGCTGTCGACCGTGCTGCTGCTGGCGTTGGCCGCGAACACCTCGTTCGGCGGGCTGCCGGTGCTGGCCGCGAAGCTGGCGCGCGACGACTACCTGCCGCACGTGTTCGGGCTGCGGGCCGACCGGCTCGTGCACCGGCACGGCGTGCTGGTGCTGGCCGTGCTGTCCGGCGCCCTGCTCGTGGGCACCGAGGGCCGCGTCGACGTGCTGGTGCCGCTGTTCGCGATCGGCGTCTTCGTCGGCTTCGCGCTGGCGCAGGTCGGCATGGTCCGGCACTGGCGGGCCGAGCGTGGTCGGGGTTGGCTGCCGCGGGCCGCGCTGAACGGGTTCGGCGCCGTGTTGACGGTCGCCGCGCTGATCGACGTCACCGCGTCCAAGTTCCTGGCGGGCGCGTGGCTGATCGTGCTGGTGATCCCGGTGTTCGTGGTGCTGTTCAGCCTCGTCAGGCGGGCCTATGACCGGATCGGGCGGGACATCGGCGTCGGCACGATGCCCAGGCGACCGCGGCGGACGTCCTCGGTCGTGGTGGTGCCGGTCGTCGCGATCACCAAGCTGACCGCGGAGTGCCTGTCGACCGCGCTGTCGATGGGCGACCGGGTGGTGGCCGTGCACGTGTCGTTCGACGACGAGCAGGACCGGGCCCGGCGGTTCCAGGCCGACTGGCAGGAGTGGCGCCCCGAGGTGCCGCTGGTGCTGCTGGACTCGAAGCACCGGGTGCTCGGGCCGCCGATCGCCCGCTACGTGAAGTCGCTGAGCGACGAGCACGTGGTGGTGCTGATCGGGGAGATCGAGCCGGCCGCGCGGTGGGAACGGGTGCTGCGCAACCGACGTGGGGCGGTGGTCGCTCGCTGCGTCGGCCGGCACACGACCGCCGTGGTGTGCCGGCTGCGCTTCCGTCTGGGCTTCTCTAGCGCTGTCTAG
- a CDS encoding transcriptional regulator, with translation MDPHPAQRLDDVVHQRVRLGILTVLSSEPRVAFTVLRDLLGQPDSGLSRHLRVLEDARLVGTDKVIEDRKPRTWISITEAGRHALRQELAALRSMMTAIETGGADPLAFATLLGDEPGERDRERADLVISEVPEGFRMSRESAVDSHYKLVSMPAADWSSHSSQALTFRSHGLLGGHFRSFASPTASAHVMLVELGNEEGPIAILSALAPSTLLIDEMDPYRGFLLDREAGGKLGICWLAADRYLACVSMTGEEEVIRELLPQFASGQRAKLTR, from the coding sequence ATGGATCCCCACCCCGCGCAACGCCTCGACGACGTGGTCCACCAGCGGGTTCGGCTGGGCATTCTGACCGTGCTCAGCAGCGAGCCCCGGGTGGCCTTCACGGTGCTGCGCGACCTGCTCGGCCAGCCGGACAGCGGGCTGAGTCGGCACCTGCGCGTGCTGGAGGACGCGCGGCTGGTGGGCACGGACAAGGTGATCGAGGACCGCAAGCCGCGGACCTGGATCTCGATCACCGAGGCCGGCCGGCACGCGCTGCGCCAGGAGCTGGCCGCGCTGCGCTCGATGATGACCGCCATCGAGACCGGCGGGGCGGATCCGCTCGCGTTCGCCACACTGCTGGGCGACGAGCCGGGCGAGCGCGACCGGGAGCGGGCCGACCTGGTGATCAGTGAGGTGCCCGAGGGCTTCCGGATGAGCCGGGAATCCGCGGTGGACAGCCACTACAAGCTGGTGTCCATGCCGGCGGCGGACTGGAGCAGCCACAGCAGCCAGGCCCTGACCTTCCGCAGCCACGGCCTGCTCGGCGGCCACTTCCGCAGCTTCGCGTCGCCGACCGCGAGCGCGCACGTGATGCTGGTGGAGTTGGGCAACGAGGAGGGGCCGATCGCCATCCTGAGCGCGCTCGCGCCGTCCACCCTGCTGATCGACGAGATGGATCCGTACCGCGGCTTCCTGCTGGACCGGGAGGCCGGCGGCAAGCTGGGGATCTGCTGGCTGGCGGCGGATCGCTACCTGGCCTGTGTGTCGATGACCGGCGAGGAGGAGGTGATCAGGGAGCTGCTGCCCCAGTTCGCATCGGGCCAGCGGGCCAAGCTCACACGTTAG
- a CDS encoding TMEM175 family protein translates to MTEGDEDEGNDSGEVDLGRLLALSDGVFAIAMTLLVLDIRIPDDVHGDDFLRAMADLKPAIAGYLISYLVIGVLWLTHHRLFRRLRVRHSRIMTLNVVLLGLVALLPFPSSLLAKHGDEPLSYALYAANVCAVFAMQVLIIAVSQRNGDIVPMRGRFPRLGWYFQPMAAGLVFAVWAIVAVSGYPGQANYAWWLLVPLILGIRRLNQPKPVLAQS, encoded by the coding sequence GTGACCGAGGGCGACGAGGACGAGGGGAACGACAGCGGCGAGGTCGACCTGGGGCGGCTGCTCGCCCTGTCCGATGGTGTGTTCGCCATCGCGATGACGCTGCTGGTACTGGACATCAGGATCCCGGACGACGTGCACGGGGACGACTTCCTGCGCGCCATGGCCGATCTGAAGCCGGCGATCGCCGGCTATCTGATCAGCTACCTGGTGATCGGCGTGCTGTGGCTGACGCACCACCGGCTGTTCCGCCGGCTGCGGGTGCGCCACTCGCGGATCATGACGCTGAACGTGGTGCTGCTCGGACTCGTCGCGCTGCTGCCGTTCCCGTCGTCCCTGCTGGCCAAGCACGGCGACGAGCCGCTGTCCTATGCGCTCTACGCCGCCAACGTGTGCGCGGTGTTCGCGATGCAGGTGCTGATCATCGCGGTGTCCCAGCGCAACGGCGACATCGTGCCGATGCGCGGCCGCTTCCCCCGGCTCGGCTGGTACTTCCAGCCGATGGCCGCCGGCCTGGTCTTCGCGGTGTGGGCGATCGTCGCCGTGTCCGGATACCCCGGCCAGGCCAACTACGCCTGGTGGCTGCTGGTGCCGCTGATCCTCGGGATCCGCAGGCTAAATCAACCTAAGCCAGTATTGGCTCAATCCTAG
- a CDS encoding NHL domain-containing thioredoxin family protein yields the protein MRAPELVGRGWLNTGGKAITLAELRGRITLLDFWTFCCINCLHVLDELRPLEAEFPDVLVTIGVHSPKFVHEADPDALAAAVERYEVHHPVLDDPNLTTWQNYAVKAWPTLVLVDPEGYVVHVAAGEGHVEALRRIIAELIDEHEAKGTLRRGDGPYVPPQQQATELRFPAKIAVTPQDTLLVTDSAHHSVVELAADGETVLRRIGTGERGRADGGPNEATFSEPAGITLLPKEIAAEVGYDVVVADTVNHLLRGIDLTTGNVTTIAGTGEQWRMGDTDGPADKIDLTSPWDVAWWAPANGVVVAMSGNHTLSRFDPIARTVSRFAGTTVEGLKDGPASEAFFAQTSGLAADGDKLWLADSETSALRWIDSDFEVHTAVGQGLFDFGHRDGAADQALLQHPLGVAVLPDGSVAVADTYNSAIRRYEPETGEVSTLATDVAEPSGAAIVDGELVVVASAAHRLERPVPPGVSAKLVAGDAHQVRRPPSDIGVGEIELAVVFTPPPGQKLDDRYGPSTRLEITSSPPELIAHGAGESTDLTRKLTIADGFTEGVLHVVAQAASCDDGPGVEHPVCRLTRQDWGVPVRVSAQGPARLALVMGGVDEQAK from the coding sequence GTGCGTGCCCCTGAACTGGTGGGGCGGGGCTGGCTGAACACCGGGGGCAAGGCGATCACGCTCGCGGAGCTGCGCGGTCGGATCACGCTGCTGGACTTCTGGACCTTCTGCTGCATCAACTGCCTGCACGTGCTGGACGAGCTGCGGCCGCTGGAGGCGGAGTTCCCGGACGTGCTGGTCACGATCGGGGTGCACTCGCCGAAGTTCGTGCACGAGGCCGACCCGGACGCGTTGGCGGCGGCGGTGGAGCGGTACGAGGTGCACCACCCGGTGCTGGACGACCCGAACCTGACGACGTGGCAGAACTACGCGGTGAAGGCATGGCCGACGCTGGTCCTGGTCGACCCGGAGGGCTACGTGGTGCACGTGGCGGCCGGCGAGGGACACGTGGAGGCGTTGCGGCGCATCATCGCGGAGCTGATCGACGAGCACGAGGCGAAGGGCACGCTCCGCCGAGGTGACGGCCCGTACGTGCCGCCACAGCAGCAGGCGACGGAACTCCGCTTCCCGGCGAAGATCGCGGTCACGCCGCAGGACACGCTCCTGGTCACCGACTCCGCGCACCACAGCGTCGTCGAGTTGGCGGCCGACGGGGAGACGGTGCTGCGTCGCATCGGCACGGGCGAGCGCGGCCGCGCGGACGGCGGCCCGAACGAGGCGACGTTCTCCGAGCCGGCCGGCATTACCTTGCTGCCCAAGGAAATCGCCGCCGAGGTGGGCTACGACGTGGTGGTCGCGGATACCGTGAACCACCTGCTGCGTGGCATCGACCTGACCACCGGCAACGTCACCACGATCGCCGGCACCGGCGAGCAGTGGCGGATGGGTGACACCGACGGACCGGCCGACAAGATCGACCTGACGAGCCCGTGGGACGTGGCGTGGTGGGCGCCGGCCAACGGTGTTGTCGTTGCCATGTCAGGAAATCACACGCTGAGCCGGTTCGACCCGATCGCCAGGACGGTCAGCCGCTTCGCCGGCACGACGGTGGAGGGCCTGAAGGACGGCCCCGCGTCGGAGGCGTTCTTCGCGCAGACCTCCGGCCTCGCCGCGGACGGCGACAAGTTGTGGCTGGCGGACTCGGAAACCTCGGCGCTGCGCTGGATCGACAGCGACTTCGAGGTGCACACGGCTGTCGGCCAAGGATTGTTCGACTTCGGTCACCGCGACGGCGCCGCGGACCAGGCGCTGCTGCAACATCCGCTCGGCGTCGCGGTGCTGCCGGACGGCAGCGTGGCCGTCGCGGACACGTACAACTCCGCGATTCGGCGCTACGAACCGGAAACCGGCGAGGTGTCGACGCTCGCCACCGACGTCGCCGAACCGTCCGGGGCGGCCATTGTGGACGGTGAGCTGGTGGTCGTCGCCTCCGCGGCGCACCGGCTGGAGCGTCCCGTGCCGCCGGGGGTTTCCGCCAAGCTGGTCGCCGGCGACGCGCACCAGGTGCGCCGGCCGCCGTCGGACATCGGTGTCGGCGAGATCGAACTGGCCGTCGTGTTCACGCCGCCGCCCGGCCAGAAGCTGGACGACCGCTACGGCCCGTCCACCCGCCTGGAGATCACGTCCTCGCCGCCGGAGCTGATCGCCCACGGTGCCGGCGAATCCACCGACCTGACCAGGAAGTTGACCATCGCCGACGGCTTCACCGAGGGCGTGCTGCACGTCGTCGCGCAGGCCGCCAGCTGCGATGACGGCCCCGGCGTCGAGCACCCGGTGTGCCGCCTGACCCGGCAGGACTGGGGCGTGCCGGTGCGCGTCTCCGCACAGGGCCCGGCCAGGCTGGCCCTGGTCATGGGCGGGGTCGACGAGCAGGCGAAGTAG
- a CDS encoding PLDc N-terminal domain-containing protein codes for MLYFDGAVGVAIFCLWIFCLVDVIVTDDSVCRHLPKMLWLLVVLLLPLVGSILWLAVGKPRFQTRGYPTRGTSQFPEYDRPGRHVAGNPDDDAEFLRRCRERAEEQRRRAKEQGL; via the coding sequence GTGCTCTACTTCGACGGAGCCGTCGGCGTTGCGATCTTCTGTCTGTGGATCTTCTGCCTGGTGGACGTGATCGTCACCGACGACTCGGTGTGCCGGCACCTGCCGAAGATGCTGTGGCTGTTGGTCGTCCTGCTGCTGCCGCTGGTCGGCTCGATCCTGTGGCTGGCCGTCGGCAAGCCACGGTTCCAGACGCGCGGCTACCCGACTCGGGGCACGTCGCAGTTCCCGGAGTACGACCGGCCCGGCCGGCACGTCGCCGGCAACCCCGACGACGACGCGGAGTTCCTGCGGCGCTGCCGCGAGCGTGCCGAGGAGCAGCGCCGGCGGGCCAAGGAGCAGGGGCTCTAG
- a CDS encoding acyl-CoA dehydrogenase, which translates to MGHYKSNVRDLEFNLFEVFNVQESLGTGPFEQADEDTARGVLSELNNLATGPLAESFADADRNPPVFDPKTHSATLPESFKKSYRALWEGEWYRLSLPNDLGGFGIPPSVQWAASELILGANPALYMYMAGPNFGAVVHRNGTEEQKHWAELMIERGWGATMVLTEPDAGSDVGAGRTKAVLQEDGSWHLDGVKRFITSGDQDMTENIMHLVLARPEGPGIEAKAGTKGLSLFLVPKFHFDTNTGELGERNGAFVTNVEHKMGLKVSTTCEVTFGQHGVPAKGWLLGEVHDGIAQMFQVIEYARMMVGTKAIATLSTGYLNALAYAKERVQSADLTQMTDKTAPRVTITHHPDVRRSLMLQKAYAEGLRAVYLYTATFQDQILAGQGDVKLAEKINDLLLPIVKGVGSERAYEQLAQSLQTLGGSGFLQDYPIEQYIRDSKIDSLYEGTTAIQSLDFFFRKIIRDKGQALGFINNEIQKFLDNEGGNGRLKEERAALGQALQDLQGLLGTMIGFLTSSQEDVRNVYKVGQNTVRLLLSAGDVLVGWLLLRQAEVALAALAGTPSAKDKAFYEGKVAVASFFAKNVLPELSARRKIAETTDNALMDLDEAAF; encoded by the coding sequence ATGGGCCACTACAAGAGCAACGTGCGTGACCTGGAGTTCAACCTCTTCGAGGTGTTCAACGTCCAGGAGAGCCTCGGCACCGGGCCGTTCGAGCAGGCCGACGAGGACACGGCTCGTGGCGTGCTCAGCGAGCTGAACAACCTGGCGACCGGGCCGCTGGCGGAGTCCTTCGCCGACGCCGACCGCAACCCTCCGGTCTTCGACCCCAAGACGCACTCGGCCACGCTGCCCGAGTCGTTCAAGAAGTCCTACCGGGCGCTGTGGGAAGGCGAGTGGTACCGCCTGTCCCTGCCCAACGACCTCGGCGGCTTCGGCATCCCGCCGTCGGTGCAGTGGGCCGCGTCCGAGCTCATCCTCGGCGCCAACCCGGCGCTGTACATGTACATGGCCGGCCCGAACTTCGGCGCCGTCGTGCACCGCAACGGCACGGAGGAGCAGAAGCACTGGGCCGAGCTGATGATCGAGCGCGGCTGGGGCGCCACCATGGTGCTGACCGAGCCGGACGCCGGCTCCGACGTCGGCGCCGGCCGCACCAAGGCCGTGCTGCAGGAGGACGGCAGCTGGCACCTGGACGGCGTCAAGCGCTTCATCACGTCCGGCGACCAGGACATGACCGAGAACATCATGCACCTGGTGCTGGCCCGCCCCGAGGGCCCCGGCATCGAGGCCAAGGCCGGCACCAAGGGCCTGAGCCTGTTCCTGGTGCCGAAGTTCCACTTCGACACCAACACCGGCGAGCTGGGCGAGCGCAACGGCGCCTTCGTCACCAACGTCGAGCACAAGATGGGCCTCAAGGTCTCCACCACGTGTGAGGTCACCTTCGGCCAGCACGGCGTGCCGGCCAAGGGCTGGCTGCTCGGCGAGGTGCACGACGGCATCGCGCAGATGTTCCAGGTCATCGAGTACGCCCGGATGATGGTCGGCACCAAGGCGATCGCCACGCTGTCCACCGGCTACCTCAACGCCCTGGCGTACGCCAAGGAGCGGGTGCAGAGCGCCGACCTGACCCAGATGACCGACAAGACCGCGCCGCGGGTGACCATCACCCACCACCCGGACGTGCGCCGCAGCCTGATGCTGCAGAAGGCGTACGCGGAGGGCCTGCGGGCGGTGTACCTGTACACCGCGACGTTCCAGGACCAGATCCTGGCCGGCCAGGGCGACGTCAAGCTCGCGGAGAAGATCAACGACCTGCTGCTGCCGATCGTCAAGGGCGTCGGCTCCGAGCGGGCCTACGAGCAGCTGGCGCAGTCGCTGCAGACCCTGGGCGGCTCCGGCTTCCTGCAGGACTACCCGATCGAGCAGTACATCCGCGACTCCAAGATCGACAGCCTGTACGAGGGCACGACCGCCATCCAGTCCCTGGACTTCTTCTTCCGCAAGATCATCCGGGACAAGGGCCAGGCGCTGGGCTTCATCAACAACGAGATCCAGAAGTTCCTGGACAACGAGGGCGGCAACGGCCGGCTCAAGGAGGAGCGGGCCGCGCTCGGCCAGGCGCTGCAGGACCTGCAGGGCCTGCTCGGCACGATGATCGGCTTCCTCACCTCCTCCCAGGAGGACGTGCGCAACGTCTACAAGGTCGGCCAGAACACCGTGCGGCTGCTGCTGTCCGCGGGCGATGTGCTCGTCGGCTGGCTGCTGCTGCGCCAGGCCGAGGTGGCGCTGGCCGCGCTGGCCGGCACCCCGTCGGCCAAGGACAAGGCCTTCTACGAGGGCAAGGTCGCGGTGGCGTCGTTCTTCGCCAAGAACGTGCTGCCCGAGCTGTCGGCCCGCCGCAAGATCGCCGAGACCACCGACAACGCGCTGATGGACCTGGACGAGGCCGCCTTCTGA
- a CDS encoding GroES family chaperonin, producing the protein MLHDRVLVKISPEDGERRSSGGIVIPATAQVAKRLAWGDVLGVGGHVRNVKVGDRVLFNPEDQLEVEVQAQTYTVMRERDIHAVATEETEQGTGLYL; encoded by the coding sequence ATGCTGCACGACCGGGTGCTGGTGAAGATCTCGCCGGAGGATGGTGAGCGTCGCAGCAGCGGTGGCATCGTCATCCCGGCCACCGCGCAGGTCGCGAAGCGATTGGCCTGGGGCGACGTGCTGGGCGTCGGCGGGCACGTGCGCAACGTGAAGGTCGGCGACCGGGTGCTGTTCAACCCGGAGGACCAGCTCGAGGTCGAGGTGCAGGCGCAGACCTACACGGTGATGCGGGAGCGCGACATCCACGCCGTCGCCACCGAGGAGACCGAGCAGGGCACCGGGCTGTACCTCTAG
- a CDS encoding ATP-binding protein, with translation MDPVRNPFAPGAGQRPPELAGRDRELAAFDVVLERVARGRPERSLVLTGLRGVGKTVLLGELRSMAVKRGWGAGKIEARPDAELRRPLSAALHRAIRDLAVRHRDPERVETVLGVLKAFALRANPDGTKLRERWQPGIDVPAAQGRADSGDIEIDLVELFTDVAELAQDVGTGVALLIDEMQDVQPDDISALCAACHELSQSGAPLVVVGAGLPHLPALLSASKSYSERLFRYVLIGQLDREDADHAVLAPVAREGAEISPLALDALFDASSGYPYFVQAYAKAAWDAAPADPITPEDVAMAAPEAEAELAVGFFGSRYERATPAEREYLRAMADLTAGRDEAVGTTDVAVYLGKKPSSLSPARDNLIKKGLVYSAERGRIAFTVPHFGRFLLGREE, from the coding sequence ATGGATCCGGTGCGCAACCCGTTCGCCCCCGGGGCCGGGCAACGACCGCCCGAGCTGGCCGGCCGGGACCGCGAACTCGCCGCCTTCGACGTCGTGCTGGAACGGGTCGCGCGCGGCCGGCCGGAACGCAGCCTCGTGCTCACCGGGCTGCGCGGGGTCGGCAAGACCGTGCTGCTCGGCGAGCTGCGCTCGATGGCCGTCAAGCGCGGCTGGGGCGCCGGCAAGATCGAGGCCCGGCCGGACGCCGAGCTGCGCCGGCCGCTGTCCGCCGCGCTGCACCGGGCGATCCGCGACCTGGCCGTGCGCCACCGCGACCCCGAGCGGGTGGAGACGGTGCTCGGCGTGCTCAAGGCGTTCGCGCTGCGGGCCAACCCGGACGGCACCAAGCTGCGGGAACGCTGGCAGCCGGGCATCGACGTGCCGGCCGCGCAGGGCCGCGCCGACTCCGGCGACATCGAGATCGACCTGGTCGAGCTGTTCACCGACGTCGCCGAGCTGGCCCAGGACGTCGGCACGGGGGTGGCGCTGCTCATCGACGAGATGCAGGACGTGCAGCCCGACGACATCTCCGCGCTGTGCGCCGCCTGCCACGAGCTGTCCCAGTCCGGCGCACCGCTGGTGGTGGTCGGCGCGGGCCTGCCGCACCTGCCCGCGCTGCTGTCGGCCAGCAAGTCCTACTCCGAGCGGCTGTTCCGGTACGTGCTGATCGGGCAGCTCGACCGCGAGGACGCCGACCACGCGGTGCTCGCGCCGGTGGCCAGGGAGGGCGCGGAGATCAGTCCGCTCGCGCTGGACGCGCTGTTCGACGCCTCCAGCGGCTACCCGTACTTCGTGCAGGCGTACGCGAAGGCGGCGTGGGACGCGGCGCCGGCGGATCCCATCACCCCGGAGGATGTGGCGATGGCCGCGCCGGAGGCGGAGGCGGAGCTGGCGGTCGGCTTCTTCGGGTCGCGGTACGAGCGCGCGACTCCCGCCGAGCGCGAGTACCTGCGCGCGATGGCCGATCTGACCGCGGGCCGTGACGAGGCCGTCGGCACCACGGATGTGGCCGTCTACCTGGGAAAGAAGCCCTCCTCGCTGTCGCCGGCCCGGGACAACCTGATCAAGAAGGGGCTCGTCTACTCGGCGGAGCGCGGGCGGATCGCGTTCACCGTGCCGCACTTCGGCCGGTTCCTGCTCGGGCGGGAGGAGTAG